The DNA region GCACCTGATGTTACAAAAAGACCCGTTCCAATAGTGCCTCCTAAAGCAATCATTGAAAGATGTCTCGTCTGCATTGTTCGTTTTAATTCGCCTGTTTCTTTTGCCATGTAACCCACTCCTCGGCTAGCATAAATTTGTAATAAACAAAAAGTCTGCAATCTGCTCCATCAAACAGACTACAGACATTCAATTAGTCGATAGTATTTGTCGATAGCGCTCCGTAACAAAAGTTACGACAGTCCAAATGCTATTAACATTTAGACCAACAGAGTCAACATACCTGCACTCCATTTCGGCAACCGCCCCTTTCACTAATCTCTTGACCTGTCGGTTCAATTAGTTACTTTTGTTGGTTGCGACCTCTAATCATTTATTTAATTACATGCGTTCAGTATACGTGTTTATCTTTGTGACGTCAAATTAATATTATTTATTATATTTGACGGTGTTTTAGTTTTTCAGGTACTGCTTGTATTCATTTTCAATCCGCATTGTTAAATGGTGCGTATTCCAAAAATGTTCATGCTTACATTTAAACGTTTTGACAAGTACGCGAAAAACGTATAGTGACCCATGTCAGAACTTGCAACCAACCCTGTATCTCCATTAATATCATTAATGTTATACAAATAATCTCATCCATTATCACGGCTTGATGAGTGCTTTCAGCCATAAATTCTTTCCTATTGATCAATGCTTTTCTGTTCGGCTGAATTTTTGCCACGCCTTCATGTGTGACAAGATGCACTAAATCATTCCTGTGTGTTTCACCCTCTATCATTTTAATCTGGATGCCATCGCTCTCAAGATAAATTTCATTAACTTTTTTCATCTGGATCAATTCGTCATCCTGATAATATTTATAATCTTCATTTTCTTTAGTATCTTGTTCCTATGAGAATCTGCTTTTAGTCTTTTTTCATCATAATTTCTTTCAGTATCAATACAATAGCCAAGATTATCGACAAACCACAAGAAATCCAAACAGAATACCCTTCAATAAACAAATAAATAAAAATTTGTAATAACACTATAGTTATGATTGAAATATTTAGAAATCTAATAATCATTCTTAACTTCTCCAACTCCTGTCCAAGTACCATTACTACGATAGTCGCAAGACCAACCGCCATAAAAGACTATTGGTATCTCTCCCAATCAGAACACGGTAAAAATCAAGTCGAATAAATAATAAAAAATCATTTCTCATGATTTGTCTTATCTGAATATCGCAATAATAGTCTCGGAATAATTATTAAAAAAAAGAGAATTAACAACAAAAAAGGGGACAAATTATTTATTCTAAAATAATTAATAAAATTAATTGGTATGAAATCCAAAAAAATAATCAAAATCACAAAAAAGAACTGTAAACACATCAGAGCCTGTGAAATTTTAGTACGCATTTTTAACCCCTCCTACTCCTACCCAATGAGCATTCTTATTATAATCACAAGACCATCCACCATAAAAATCTTTACGAATATAATTCAATCCGCCTGGCCAATCATTAGGCGTCCTTGGATCTGAGCCATCTGGTTTACTTAGCGCAACTTGTGGCGTATCCCAGCTATCATTATAAAAATAATCTTTGTATGTATACACTCTTCCTTTATTGGGGTAATCACCCCATGTATAAGTAATGACCGTCCCAAATCCACGATCAGTCGTTTTATCGGTTGCATGAATAATGTTGTCACATTTTGCATTAAATCCACTAACGGTTAAACTTGCCCAATCAGAAAAGAATGTCAATACCGACCCAGGTAAACTAATCTTTACATTTCCAATGTTCATGGCTTTAGCCAACAAATTTACGCAATCAGAAACTGTTCCCATACTCGATTTTGCTTGTTTAGCTGCACCGTACAATTGCAATGATCGTGCATAGCTCAACCCATCTGCTCCAGTCATTGGTACATACTTACCATTAGCATCATACGCTTTATCATCAGTGTGCCAATCTCCATAAATACCACCAATATTTTGTACAGATTGAAGAACAGCAGTTTTATTATCTCCTAAATTGTGAAACATTTTATCCCATTTGCCATCAACATGAGGGACTAAATCAAAATCTGCAGTTTGGATCAGTGATTTATTATCATCACCTGCGTAAACCTCCGAACGATCGCCCTTTGGATCTCCTGTAATAGTATCGACAATATCACTATCTTTAATAGTAATTTTCTTACCATTATCCATGGTGTATTCTTTAGCATTGAGTTCATCAGCTAAAACCGGTGCGATTAGCACCAATGCTGACGATGCTAAAGTAACCGTAGCAAAAAAAATTGTTATGTATTTTTTCATGAAAAATCTCCATTTTCCCGCAAATGTAATATTACATTCACAACAACTAACTAAAACAAAATACATTAATTAATCACCCAATACACAGAGTAATCAGCAAAATCATTAATGGACGATTGAAATAATTAGTTAACACTTAAAAAGTATATTAATGTTTATAAATCAATTAAACAAGTAATTCCGACGTTTGTTCTTAAAATAATCTTGCAAATTTCACACCATTTTCTATGGTCTGTTTTTCCGGACTTTTCCCGCCTTGTTTTTGCTAGTTTTTAAGGCAGTTTTAGTTTTTAATTCACAATTTTGACTAACCTTGCTGGCCTAAAAAAATTTAAAATTCGACGCTTTCGCTTTCAATTTAAAATCATCTGAATCAGAGTGATACATTAATGGATAATCTAAACGTTGTTTGCTTTTACTTTTATAAATTGACGCTACCTGTCAATGCGTATACTTTGGGTACGTATTTTTGAGGAATGTTCATATTTTGATGCAATCCAATCAAAAATCAATTTAATGGCTTCCCATTATTCATCACTAGTACCTCTCCATCAAATTATTTATCAGTCACCATATTCGTTGAATTAAAACCAAGGTGATTATGACTGTCTCCCCACTCAATATGTGTGGCCATCATAAATTCATACGCACCGCCAGTAAATCTCAAAAAATCTATCGCCCAATCTCATGAATTTTTTTAACCATCTCTCCAAAAAACAAAAAAAGGAATAAATTTCTCTATTCCTTCAAACGTTTATATGATGGGGTTTTTGGGTTCTAACTAAACTCTCGAAACTTATTTATTCGTTAGGATAAACTGCTGAATCAAGTCTATAATCTCATCATTTTGGGGTAGTGCCGAATGATCAGCATCTTCGCCTGTCACCATAATTAATGTGTAATGTGCCACCTGATTCTGATAAATTTGCCGACCCTTTGCAACACTTTGAAAAGGTACAATCCCATCACTAGTATCGACATCAGCTCCACCAACACTAAAAACTGTCATTTTTTCTGGCAAGTGCGTATTGTTGGCAATCAGATCTTTCAACATCATCGTTTGCGTCTCCCAATTTTCTTCATCCCCATTATATGGCGTCCCGATTGTCATTAATTTCTTGACGTTAAACTGTTTTTCGTGATGATACTTTTCAAGGTACCGGGTTAAAATTAACCCACCATTTGAATGCCCAATTGCATTAATTGCGCCAAAATTATATTTATTCTGTAATTTTTTTAGTGCTAGATCCAACCATTGTGCTTGCTTTTTAATATTGTCGTAACCATCAGCATTATCTTGAAATGCCACAACAACATATGGATGATGATCATCGCGTTTTAACTTACCACGAATTGAAACCAAACTCGTTTTGCTAACAGTTACTTTAATCACACTATGTTTTCTCCGATGTTGGTCTAATTCAGACACCAATGTATCAAATCGATTTTGTGATGCCGATGAACCTGGCACCAATAATGTCGGCACTAACTTAGCATTTCGAATTAATCCATCCTCAACTTGATAGTTGTAATAGGCTTCAACACCAATCGGCAATAAGGCAACCATTATTACTAGCCCCATCACCACTACATCTAACCATTTTCGCTTCACTTCTGGCATTTCCTCATCCTCTATTTTTACACACACTCATAGTCATTCAGTTTGCTCATCGTGTTTAAGAATCGTTAAATGTTCTATACATCGGCAACATTTGCCAAAATTATTACCAACAACGGTTTCATTTACAGATTCAGATTCCAAAAAAATATCACTGATGTCATTATACCGCGATGGTTTGAAGTTTTTACACACAATTAAGTAAACATTTTCTTTATCTCAGGCACATAATACATAAAAAAGTCCGTCCACCCTACAACTAAGATGTAGGATGAAACGGACATATATGTGAACGATTATTTAGGGATAGCTACTGATACTACCGGAATATTATTAAAATCAGTTGATGGTTTAATGTAAATTTTTTTCGATAGACCATAGTCGTTAGCCTCAACAGAACTCACCTTTCCGACGTAAAGCCCAGCCGGTGTGACGCCACCCAAACCAGACGTCGTAACGAGGTCACCCTTCTTTAACTTAACATCTGAAGTGATATCGGCCATAACGATTTCATTCTTCGATTGGTCAAAACCGGTGATAATACCGTCGACCACTTGCCCATCTGAATTTGTTGCGCGAATCGCAAAGCGATCAGTCAATTGGCTATTATCAGATAATAATTCAACTTTCGCACTCGTCGTATTCACTTGTGCAATACGTCCAATTAATCCGCCTGAACCCATGACTGGCATTCCTTTTTGGACACCCGCATTGCTACCCCTGTTAATAATCAATTGTGACTGCCAATTGACAGGGGAACGAGAAATGACTGACGCACTCACAATTGAATAATCGGTCAAAGTCGTATTAATTTCTATTTGATCTTTTAATGCTTTGTTCTCAGCCTTTAAAACTTGTAATTGTACCTTAGCTTGCGCCAGTTCATCAACACGTGCACTCATCTTTTGATTTTCAGAATACGTGTTCATCAAATTTCCTAAGCTATCAAAGCCATTATGCACTCCACCAATCGGCACAGAAACGACATCGGACAACCAACCAGTAATATCACTTATAATTCGACTTGGAATCGACGGCTCTTTTTGAGACTGTTTTGCCTGCGAACTAACCGTAATGACACTAATGGTCAAAATTGCGATAATAACTGCCACTACCAGTCGTCGTGATGAAAAAAATTTTTTCATTATTTGACTATCCTTTGATCTATTTACGCATTATTCCTGTCACAAATGTTTCAATGAATTAATTATTCTTTAAAACATCAATTGACTTTAATGCTTCTCCAGTGCCAATTGCAACTGCCTCTAATGGTTCAGGCGCAATGAACACTGGTACCTTAGTTGCTTCGGCAATTGCTTCGTCAATATGTTGCAATAGTGCACCACCACCCGTTAAGACAATACCATGGTCAATCACATCAGCTGCAATTTCTGGTGATGTTTCTTCCAAGGTTTCTTTAATTGCCATAATAATTTCAGCGATGACATCTTTGATCGCAGTGGCAACATCCACGGCTGTGACTTCAATTGTCTTTGGTAATCCAGTCACTAAGTCACGACCACGTGCTGTCGTACCTGCCATATCTTTTGCTGCCTCAACATCAGCTGAACCAATCTCGACCTTTAATCGCTCAGCCGTTTGTTCTCCAATTAATACTGAGTATTTTTGTCGAATATATGATGCAATGGCTTCGTCTAATTTATCGCCTGCCATTCGAATTGAACGTGATGAAACAATTCCGCCAAGCGAAATAGTTGCAACATCAGTAGTACCACCACCCATATCAACAACCATTGATCCCATAGGCTCCATGACTGGCAATCCAGCACCAACAGCCGCTGCAAATGGTTCTTCAATAACGTATGCATCTCTTGCACCCGCCACACGAGCCGCATCAATTACGGCACGCTTTTCAACAGCTGTCACACCTGAAGGTACACCAATTGTGACATATGGCTTTGACCCACGTCCAGCTAATGCTGTACCTAAGTAGTGCTTTAACATCTCTACCGTTGTGTCATAATCGGCGATTACACCGTCTCGCATTGGCCGAATTGCCTTAATTGATTCAGGCGTCCGTCCTAACATATCCTTAGCTGCTGCACCTACTGCAACGACTTCGTTGGTCTTCGTATTACGTGCAACAACAGTCGGTTCGCGTAACACAATACCCTTACCTTCAATATAGACAAGTGTATTGGCTGTTCCTAAATCAATTCCCACATTTCGAGTTCCAAATGAAAACACAGCTTTCACCCACTTTTCTTTTTAATTTTTTTATTTTTATTCTTGAATAAATGTTCTAAACAGTATAATAAATTTTATCACAAATTCGTAGCCAGCGTCCATAATTCTAAAATTGTTTTTCGTGTCATTTTTGGTAATACCTTTTGATTAAAAAAGCTATAGGTACCCATTCTGGCAATAATCACAAAATCCTGTAATGGCATTTGCATAATGGTGCCACACAATACAAGTTGTCGCGCCAATTCTCGATCAGCTGTTGATGGCCAATATTGTCCACTTGGGTGATTATGAATGACGAGTATCGCATAAGCATTATAAGCAACTGCATACCGAAAAACATCTCTTGGATGAATGTTAACAGCGGTCAGACTACCTTTAGCAATACATTGTTTACCCAAACATGTCATTTGTGGACTAAGATAGATAACCCAGCATTCTTCTTGTGGTAAGTCGACTAAATGGTTTTGCATTTTCAACATCACCCTATCAATCGTTTCTTTCATTTGCATACTCCTTATGTCAATAAGGAGTATGACTCATAAAAAGTATGACATTCTTTTTAAATTAATTTCTGCCAATCAAGCGCCCAGATGAAACCCAAAGCTTTTTCGCCAGTATGCACACCGATGAATGCCCCAATTGGTCCTCTTTCAATCGCAAAATTCTCATACTTTTGACGCATCGTTGCTGCCCACTCATCCGCGATTTCAGGATTATTGGCATCAATAATTGATATGCGGATTTGATCTTGGTTGTCTATTTCTTCTACAAAGCGTTGTTGGATACGCACCCATGCACGCTTCATTTGTCGCACCTTATCAATTGCGATAATTTGACCAAGGGGATTAAAAGTGAGCATTGGCTTAATATTCATCATTGTTCCTAAAAAAGCAGCACTATTTGAAATTCTCCCCGTTCGCTTGAGATGCTTCACATCATCAACTACAAACAAGACGTGTGTACTATCACGTAGACGAGTCAATTGTTCAAAAATATGATTTAAATGAGCACCTGACTGTGCTAAATAAGCAGCAAGACGGGCTTGATTACCTGCTCCAGCTGCAGCAATCCGCGAATCCCATGCGTGTATATGAATACTATCTACCGTTGCGCTCAAACTCTCTACGGTAGAGAATGTCCCGGAAATACCACTCGAAATCGTCACTACTATCACATCTGTATAGCCATCTGCTGCGATTTCAGCAAACTTTTCCAACCAAGCACCAATCTCGACTTGTGACGTGGTTAATGGTTGTTGCGTTTGTGATTGAAATTTAAAAAAATCAGTTTGTGTTTGCCAATCAACATTTTCATGATACACACGTTCCCCAACTAAAATTGGCGCATTCACTGCATACATGTTTAATGCCGCTTGCTCACTTTGTGTCACATTACTAGAGCTATCAACTAAAACCGCAATTTTTTCCATTTTGTCATCCTTTAAAAAATCATTCTTGCTTTCATCATAGCATATTCTAACCATACCCCAGTCAATGATATATACAAATACTAGTTGATTACCAAAATAAAAATGCCTCATGACATCTGAGACATCCTTGATGAATTATGATTCAAACGGTATTAATTGAGATTCAATTACTTGGCGCCGATGATTTAAAAACGGTGGTAATTCAAGTTGATGTCCCGCCTCTTCATAAGTTTCATCTGTAAAAAATCCTGGCCCAGACGTTGCTAATTCTAATAAAATACCTGGAGTTGCTTGAAAATAAATCGAATCAAAATAAAATCGATTAACCAATTCTGAATGTGGCATGCCAATTTGATTAAATCGATTCAGCCACCATATCAAATTTTCAGTCGTGTCAACTGCCAAAGCTAAATGATGTGGCATGCCAAATCCTGGTACACTACGCCTTAAATTTGACTTGAATTGCGTTTGAATCTGGGCACTCAATCCACCATGATTAAATTCATACAAATTACTCTGAACATCTGTTGTCAGCAATTCTGCCCTAACACATTCGTTAGAATTAAGTGCATTGCGTTTTCATTATTGATTGTCATCAATTCTGGACCAAGACCCAAAATAGCATATTCGGGCTTAACTGTGGCCGCTACCCATGGATGCCCCTGAACGAAGCCACCTTGGTTGTCTTCGTCTGACACCAAAGCATATTGTTGATCATCAAAATCATAGAAATTCAAATATTGTACGCCAAATTGTTCATGAACTTTTTGATCATGTCTGACGTGAAACGCATCAAATCGGTCAATCCAATAATCAAACGCCTGCTGATTCGGAATTCGAAAACTTGTACGAGTAATCTCGTCCGTCCCTCTTTGTGCTTGGTGTAGTTGCTTAAATTCGAAGAATGTCATATCGGTTCCAATTTGACCAATATCATCTGTGAAATATAGATGGTAGGCTGATACATCATCTTGATTAACTGTTTTTTTTACCAAACGCAAGCCCAATATTTGCGACATAAAATGAAATATTTTTGGTGCACTTGATGTCATTGCTGTTAAATGATGTAGTCCTAATATTTGATGAGTCATTTAGTTACTCCTTAATTAAAAGTATTGCTTTGAATTTACCACGCACAATATGGCTTTTAAACAAAAAAGGGACTAATCCCAAAAATAAAAACCAGTCAATAAACAGCAGTGTGCTTACTAACTAGTTTTTAAATTCAATCGTTTAATCATTTCTGATTGAAAAAATCAATCAGTACTTGAGCAGACTGCTGTCCTGCCTGAATCACAAATTCATCGTATGAGACACCCGCATCTCCGTTAGCATTATCTGAAATTGCGCGGACAACTGTAAATGGCACATCAAAATGATGGGCGATTTGTGCGACAGCTGCGCCCTCCATTTCACCTGATAGGCCATCGGAGAAATGTTGTTTAATGGCCATGCGCTTTTCTTGTGAATCAATAAATGTGTCACCTGAAACAATAAGCCCATGGACTACCTTTGCTTGTTCACTCTGGTAAGCTCGGCCTAATCCTTCTGATAATTCAACATCTGTTATAAAACGGGCAGGCTGTTGTGGTACTTGTCCAAAAGTATATCCGAAAGTTTGCGCATCTGCATCAAAATATGCTAATGACTGCGCAATAACGATATCCCCAACCTGTAAATGATCATCTAACGCACCAGCTGACCCAGAATTAATTAAACGATCCACGCCAAAATTGGTAATCAACAAAGTTGTCGTTAGGGCTGCCGCCACCTTACCAATGCCACCATTCACCACAACCACATCAACATGACCAATTTTCCCATGATGAAATACTTTCCCCGCAATTGTCGAAACATGATCATCTACCATCGCTGCAACTAAGGCTGTCATCTCAGTTTGCTCAGCATTAATTATTCCATAACGCATAAAGAACCTCTTTACTCCTGTGATTAAGTCTAATCACGTAATATTA from Weissella diestrammenae includes:
- a CDS encoding alpha/beta fold hydrolase, whose product is MPEVKRKWLDVVVMGLVIMVALLPIGVEAYYNYQVEDGLIRNAKLVPTLLVPGSSASQNRFDTLVSELDQHRRKHSVIKVTVSKTSLVSIRGKLKRDDHHPYVVVAFQDNADGYDNIKKQAQWLDLALKKLQNKYNFGAINAIGHSNGGLILTRYLEKYHHEKQFNVKKLMTIGTPYNGDEENWETQTMMLKDLIANNTHLPEKMTVFSVGGADVDTSDGIVPFQSVAKGRQIYQNQVAHYTLIMVTGEDADHSALPQNDEIIDLIQQFILTNK
- the mreC gene encoding rod shape-determining protein MreC, which codes for MKKFFSSRRLVVAVIIAILTISVITVSSQAKQSQKEPSIPSRIISDITGWLSDVVSVPIGGVHNGFDSLGNLMNTYSENQKMSARVDELAQAKVQLQVLKAENKALKDQIEINTTLTDYSIVSASVISRSPVNWQSQLIINRGSNAGVQKGMPVMGSGGLIGRIAQVNTTSAKVELLSDNSQLTDRFAIRATNSDGQVVDGIITGFDQSKNEIVMADITSDVKLKKGDLVTTSGLGGVTPAGLYVGKVSSVEANDYGLSKKIYIKPSTDFNNIPVVSVAIPK
- a CDS encoding rod shape-determining protein; translation: MFSFGTRNVGIDLGTANTLVYIEGKGIVLREPTVVARNTKTNEVVAVGAAAKDMLGRTPESIKAIRPMRDGVIADYDTTVEMLKHYLGTALAGRGSKPYVTIGVPSGVTAVEKRAVIDAARVAGARDAYVIEEPFAAAVGAGLPVMEPMGSMVVDMGGGTTDVATISLGGIVSSRSIRMAGDKLDEAIASYIRQKYSVLIGEQTAERLKVEIGSADVEAAKDMAGTTARGRDLVTGLPKTIEVTAVDVATAIKDVIAEIIMAIKETLEETSPEIAADVIDHGIVLTGGGALLQHIDEAIAEATKVPVFIAPEPLEAVAIGTGEALKSIDVLKNN
- a CDS encoding JAB domain-containing protein, giving the protein MKETIDRVMLKMQNHLVDLPQEECWVIYLSPQMTCLGKQCIAKGSLTAVNIHPRDVFRYAVAYNAYAILVIHNHPSGQYWPSTADRELARQLVLCGTIMQMPLQDFVIIARMGTYSFFNQKVLPKMTRKTILELWTLATNL
- a CDS encoding DegV family protein produces the protein MEKIAVLVDSSSNVTQSEQAALNMYAVNAPILVGERVYHENVDWQTQTDFFKFQSQTQQPLTTSQVEIGAWLEKFAEIAADGYTDVIVVTISSGISGTFSTVESLSATVDSIHIHAWDSRIAAAGAGNQARLAAYLAQSGAHLNHIFEQLTRLRDSTHVLFVVDDVKHLKRTGRISNSAAFLGTMMNIKPMLTFNPLGQIIAIDKVRQMKRAWVRIQQRFVEEIDNQDQIRISIIDANNPEIADEWAATMRQKYENFAIERGPIGAFIGVHTGEKALGFIWALDWQKLI
- a CDS encoding 5'-methylthioadenosine/adenosylhomocysteine nucleosidase produces the protein MRYGIINAEQTEMTALVAAMVDDHVSTIAGKVFHHGKIGHVDVVVVNGGIGKVAAALTTTLLITNFGVDRLINSGSAGALDDHLQVGDIVIAQSLAYFDADAQTFGYTFGQVPQQPARFITDVELSEGLGRAYQSEQAKVVHGLIVSGDTFIDSQEKRMAIKQHFSDGLSGEMEGAAVAQIAHHFDVPFTVVRAISDNANGDAGVSYDEFVIQAGQQSAQVLIDFFNQK